From the Saccharomycodes ludwigii strain NBRC 1722 chromosome I, whole genome shotgun sequence genome, one window contains:
- the ATP2 gene encoding F1F0 ATP synthase subunit beta (similar to Saccharomyces cerevisiae YJR121W | ATP2 | ATP synthase), protein MVLPRLYTSASRVAMQAARRSIPFSAVRGLATAAPAVGKVRGVIGAVVDVHFESGDLPAILNALEIDTSQGKLVLEVAQHLGESTVRTIAMDGTEGLVRGTKVVDTGAPISVPVGRGTLGRILNVIGEPIDERGPVDSKIRKPIHADPPSFVDQSTEAEVLETGIKVVDLLAPYARGGKIGLFGGAGVGKTVFIQELINNIAKAHGGFSVFTGVGERTREGNDLYREMKETGVINLEGDSKVALVFGQMNEPPGARARVALTGLTIAEYFRDEEGQDVLLFIDNIFRFTQAGSEVSALLGRIPSAVGYQPTLATDMGLLQERITTTKKGSVTSVQAVYVPADDLTDPAPATTFAHLDATTVLSRGISELGIYPAVDPLDSKSRLLDASVVGQEHYDIATQVQETLQAYKSLQDIIAILGMDELSEQDKLTVERARKIQRFLSQPFAVAEVFTGIPGKLVRLKDTITSFRDILAGKYDHLPENAFYMVGGIEDAIAKAEKLAAEAK, encoded by the coding sequence ATGGTTTTACCAAGATTGTATACTTCTGCTTCTCGTGTAGCTATGCAAGCTGCCAGACGCTCCATCCCATTTTCTGCTGTTAGAGGCTTGGCCACTGCTGCACCAGCTGTTGGTAAAGTTAGAGGTGTTATCGGTGCTGTTGTCGATGTCCACTTTGAATCTGGTGATTTGCCAGCTATTTTAAATGCTTTGGAAATTGATACTTCCCAAGGTAAATTAGTTTTGGAAGTTGCCCAACATTTGGGTGAAAGTACTGTCAGAACTATTGCTATGGATGGTACTGAAGGTTTAGTTAGAGGTACCAAAGTTGTTGATACTGGTGCCCCAATTTCTGTCCCAGTTGGTAGAGGTACCTTGGGTAGAATTTTAAACGTTATTGGTGAACCAATTGACGAAAGAGGTCCAGTTGACTCCAAGATAAGAAAGCCAATTCATGCTGATCCACCATCCTTTGTTGACCAATCCACTGAGGCCGAAGTTTTAGAAACCGGTATCAAGGTTGTTGACTTGTTGGCTCCATATGCCAGAGGTGGTAAGATTGGTTTGTTTGGTGGTGCTGGTGTTGGTAAAACTGTCTTTATTCAAGAATTGATTAACAACATTGCCAAGGCTCATGGTGGTTTCTCTGTCTTTACCGGTGTTGGTGAACGTACCAGAGAAGGTAATGATTTGTACCGTGAAATGAAAGAAACTGGTGTTATTAATTTGGAAGGTGACTCTAAGGTCGCTTTGGTCTTTGGTCAAATGAATGAACCACCTGGTGCTAGAGCCAGAGTTGCCTTAACTGGTTTGACCATTGCTGAATACTTCAGAGATGAAGAAGGTCAAGATGTCTTGTTATTTATCGATAACATTTTCAGATTTACACAAGCTGGTTCCGAAGTGTCTGCTTTGTTGGGTCGTATTCCATCTGCTGTCGGTTATCAACCAACTTTGGCTACTGATATGGGTTTGTTGCAAGAACGTATTACTACAACTAAGAAAGGTTCCGTTACTTCTGTCCAAGCCGTTTATGTCCCAGCTGATGATTTAACAGATCCTGCTCCAGCCACTACTTTTGCTCACTTGGACGCCACCACTGTCTTGTCTAGAGGTATTTCTGAATTAGGTATCTATCCAGCTGTCGATCCATTGGATTCTAAATCCAGATTGTTGGATGCTTCTGTTGTTGGTCAAGAACATTATGACATTGCTACTCAAGTTCAAGAAACCTTACAAGCTTACAAGTCTTTACAAgatattattgctattttgGGTATGGATGAATTGTCTGAACAAGATAAATTGACCGTTGAGAGAGCTAGAAAAATCCAAAGATTTTTGTCTCAACCATTTGCCGTCGCTGAAGTCTTTACAGGTATTCCAGGTAAGTTGGTTAGATTAAAGGACACTATTACTTCTTTCAGAGATATTTTGGCAGGTAAATACGATCATTTGCCAGAAAACGCTTTCTATATGGTTGGTGGTATTGAAGACGCTATTGCCAAGGCTGAAAAGTTGGCTGCTGAAGCTAAATAG
- the PRO3 gene encoding pyrroline-5-carboxylate reductase (similar to Saccharomyces cerevisiae YER023W | PRO3 | PROline requiring), translating to MTGKITKDYTLSIIGCGVMGQALLSAIYNAPKATNEELASFYPSKIITCNHDQKSTDQVLKLLETYGESPNGIKVECSFDENEKAVKDSEVIILATKPYLVESILTPLKPILQNKQQVIISIVAGWTIESLCQYSRKVSRVMTNTPAKFGYGCAVVSHSSEVDSVEKALVKELISKVGSYVELPEKNMDAATALVGSGPAFVLLILESLMESGIKMGIPLKESKECAIKVLEGTAKMVEITGEHPSVLKHQVCTPGGTTIAGLCVMEDKGVKSGIIRGVEEACNVASKLGKKK from the coding sequence ATGACCGGGAAGATCACCAAAGATTATACTTTATCAATTATTGGATGTGGCGTTATGGGCCAAGCCCTACTATCTGCAATTTACAATGCTCCCAAAGCTACCAATGAAGAATTAGCTTCATTTTATCCAagtaaaattattacatGTAATCATGACCAAAAAAGTACTGATCAAGTTCTCAAGCTATTGGAGACCTATGGAGAATCTCCAAACGGTATAAAAGTTGAATGTTCATtcgatgaaaatgaaaaagctGTTAAGGATTCCGAGGTCATCATATTAGCAACCAAACCTTACCTGGTAGAAAGTATTTTAACTCCTTTGAAACctattttacaaaataaacaacagGTAATTATTTCTATTGTTGCCGGTTGGACCATTGAAAGTTTATGTCAATATAGTCGTAAAGTTTCTAGAGTTATGACTAACACACCTGCCAAGTTCGGATATGGTTGTGCGGTTGTGTCACATTCTTCAGAAGTCGACTCAGTTGAAAAAGCTCTTGTTAAAGAGTTGATTAGCAAGGTTGGCTCCTATGTTGAATTACCTGAAAAAAACATGGATGCGGCAACTGCTTTGGTTGGATCTGGTCCTGCTTTTGTccttttaatattagaaaGTTTAATGGAAAGTGGTATTAAAATGGGTATTCCACTAAAGGAAAGCAAAGAATGTGCCATTAAGGTATTGGAGGGCACTGCCAAAATGGTGGAGATTACTGGAGAACACCCAAGTGTATTGAAGCATCAAGTTTGTACCCCAGGTGGCACTACAATTGCTGGACTCTGTGTCATGGAAGACAAAGGCGTTAAAAGTGGTATTATTAGAGGGGTTGAAGAAGCTTGTAATGTTGCATCTAAATTaggcaaaaaaaagtaa
- the JHD2 gene encoding histone demethylase (similar to Saccharomyces cerevisiae YJR119C | JHD2 | JmjC domain-containing Histone Demethylase), translating to MKSNDYSHVLEEIPTFRPTTEEFNDPIQYLSTPNVLRNGIRYGMIKLIPPDSFVKPDIKKSIDINKFKFKIRLQKLSELHILNRCRLFLSHQLTNFEKMNSHGACTTAVKPSVSIDDQEVYLYDLFIEIIKYYGSDSPNNTTNTKTDGNYIKVGSGANKNKRMKLENHGDSIVVNIPNPKKFNHSSDSSAMWNHMVKKFNLDRVPDGKVQLKSVFNSKLLKYFQFLYDKKDCDFMKNIHEHSNGYSVLQDQPKKDEIPDNIKCSICEGHISIGKLSSSFRECSVCNSIYHLNCVDRTNRIQQNRKKNVSNGNDRSNNKDWVCLNCLIGNGHYGFKEETKSYKLNEFKAQLCSNETVKNISIKDLEKAFWNNVCDINSDLIVYYGADIHNEISGTISGFESATQHPMNLLNLPNAKGSLLPLLGRKISGMTVPWIYIGSRYSTFCWHLEDQYTLSANYQFEGASKVWYSIPPGSSDSFDKFMLNLSPDLFLKQPDLLHQLVTLVSPYDPKFINSKIKCFKAIQNPGEYIITFPKCYHAGFNCGYNFNEAVNFTLNSWLPYGIEALIKYKLSNKSCVFDMWELMLKILDEMFVSKSATEKGKVNIEADEFLARTCHSNLLNFVNGQEKIYYDITQLLKDEGFYMLDSGQISMDQENGSHDEDEFDVLCDRCNTICSIAFVVRGSKKLIKTTSQLIERQKSFKHLRVYCLDDYIKIIRDTEEFANIHGNCGGNDYSTDSNDYGYNIDPTDTLYYLKEFKDIRQLLKLSEHHIDRM from the coding sequence atgaaatctAACGATTATTCTCATGTTTTGGAAGAAATACCAACTTTCCGTCCAACTACTGAAGAATTTAATGATCCAATACAATATTTATCAACTCCTAATGTTTTGAGGAATGGTATAAGGTACGGTATGATTAAATTAATTCCGCCCGACTCTTTTGTTAAACctgatattaaaaaaagtatagATATCAACAAATTTAAGTTTAAAATAAGATTACAGAAACTATCAGAATTACATATTTTGAATAGATgtagattatttttatctcaTCAGTTGacaaattttgaaaaaatgaaCAGCCATGGTGCCTGTACTACTGCTGTAAAGCCTAGTGTTTCGATAGACGATCAAGAAGTGTATCTATATGATctatttattgaaataattaaatattatggTAGTGATAGTCCTAACAATACTACTAATACCAAAACTGATGGGAACTATATTAAAGTAGGAAGTGGTgcaaacaaaaacaagCGAATGAAATTAGAAAATCACGGTGATTCAATAGTGGTAAATATTCCCAATcccaaaaaatttaatcatTCGTCTGATTCCTCTGCAATGTGGAATCACAtggttaaaaaatttaatttggaCCGGGTACCTGACGGTAAAGTTCAATTAAAATCAGTATTTAATTCTAAACTATTAAAGTACTTTCAATTTCTATATGACAAGAAAGACTGTGActttatgaaaaatatacatgAACATTCTAATGGATACTCTGTGCTACAGGATCAACCgaaaaaagatgaaataCCTGACAATATTAAATGTAGTATTTGTGAAGGCCATATTTCTATTGGGAAActatcttcttcttttaggGAATGTTCTGTTTGCAACAGcatttatcatttaaattgTGTAGATCGTACTAATAGGATACAACAAAATAGGAAAAAGAACGTGAGCAATGGCAATGATAGAAGTAATAACAAAGATTGGGTTTGTTTAAATTGTTTGATAGGTAATGGACATTACGGttttaaagaagaaaccaaatcttataaattaaatgaatttAAAGCTCAACTTTGTTCAAACGAAACcgttaaaaatatcagcATCAAAGACTTGGAAAAAGCATTCTGGAACAACGTATGTGATATTAATTCTGACTTAATAGTATACTATGGTGCCGATATTCACAATGAAATTTCGGGCACCATTTCTGGATTTGAATCTGCCACACAACATCCaatgaatttattaaatttgcCCAATGCTAAAGGTTCTCTGCTACCGCTATTGGGTCGTAAAATATCTGGCATGACAGTTCCCTGGATATATATAGGTTCCAGGTATTCTACTTTTTGTTGGCATCTAGAAGATCAATATACTTTAAGTGCAAATTACCAATTTGAAGGTGCTTCCAAAGTATGGTACAGTATCCCGCCTGGAAGCAGTGATtcatttgataaatttatgCTGAATCTATCCCctgatttgtttttaaagcAGCCTGATTTGTTACATCAACTAGTCACTTTGGTATCACCTTATGATCCAAAGTTTATCAattctaaaattaaatgttttaagGCTATACAGAATCCAGGTGAATATATCATCACTTTCCCCAAATGTTATCATGCTGGATTTAATTGTGGATATAACTTTAATGAAGCCGTCAATTTCACATTGAATTCTTGGTTGCCTTATGGTATAGAAGCTTTGATTAAATACAAACTTTCCAATAAATCCTGTGTTTTTGATATGTGGGAATTAATGCTTAAAATTTTAGACGAAATGTTTGTTTCAAAATCAGCTACAGAAAAGGGCAAGGTAAATATTGAAGCTGACGAATTTTTGGCTAGGACATGTCATTCTAATTTGCTAAATTTTGTTAATGGACaggaaaaaatttactATGATATAACACAATTACTAAAAGATGAAGGTTTTTACATGCTTGATTCAGGACAAATATCTATGGATCAAGAAAATGGTAGccatgatgaagatgagtTTGATGTATTATGTGATCGTTGTAACACCATATGCTCTATAGCTTTTGTTGTTAGAGGATCAAAAAAACTAATCAAAACAACTAGTCAATTAATAGAAAGGcaaaaatcatttaaacATTTGAGAGTTTATTGTTTGGAtgattatataaaaattattcgAGATACAGAGGAATTTGCTAATATCCATGGTAACTGTGGGGGAAATGATTATAGTACTGATAGTAATGATTATGGATATAATATTGATCCAACAGATACattgtattatttaaagGAATTCAAGGATATTAGGCAATTGCTTAAATTGAGTGAACACCATATTGATCGTATGTGA
- the ILM1 gene encoding Ilm1p (similar to Saccharomyces cerevisiae YJR118C | ILM1 | Increased Loss of Mitochondrial DNA), producing MLLESSFLLVLTQSMNLPALVLSPYSAQLGVFSYLFALVAITDLIPLLERNYMFFESIVPFRLMIFFLVTATSFVMKDNLYLHNNVVFVYGFVEIWLNFLAFSALREEKNERFANEKRIIAADYLSEETNDTEEVSTGLEGEYEEEFEQLETIAEEEEEL from the coding sequence ATGCTTTTAGAaagttcttttttattggtattaaCACAATCCATGAATCTACCAGCCTTGGTTTTATCTCCTTATAGTGCCCAATTGGGTGTATTTTCTTATTTGTTTGCACTTGTAGCCATTACAGATTTAATTCCACTACTAGAAAGAAACTATATGTTTTTTGAATCAATAGTTCCATTCAGactaatgatattttttttggttactGCAACCTCATTTGTAATGAAAGATAATCTGTATCTTCATAACAATGTTGTTTTCGTTTATGGGTTCGTTGAGATTTggttaaattttttggCTTTCAGTGCTTTaagagaagagaaaaatgaaaggtttgctaatgaaaaaagaattatagCTGCTGACTACTTATCTGAAGAAACCAATGACACTGAAGAAGTTAGTACAGGTTTAGAAGGTGAATACGAGGAAGAATTTGAACAATTGGAAACCATCgcagaagaagaggaagaattataa
- the SRB4 gene encoding Srb4p (similar to Saccharomyces cerevisiae YER022W | SRB4 | Suppressor of RNA polymerase B) has translation MTEDNNLAETKKENTDKDLTNIGLALDPNLISLIDNPSGKVNNAVDINMNNDTDANMDSKGQAKSNASESLVNNPYDEFGNLPLSQFIPIVLKQRGIKFSELTEDYLLQQLALHERSNSIETKEQAHQEDIKSDGISSLSSSLIAIPNAEVHIDKDSNTVDFINSTITVEQFQQFKKEIYESVTIALNESSLSLELVSLLLSSVRRQQGMSTMSPLLKKNVPIGSLTADKINTPRVTSHNKEDQDVVRKGWKLRSLKQSQELLKSNFEKLSEIVKREQNYWSNLSNNITEKDVIFKMRDKNSGEKALAIKYGYTDSGSDYRMDRGIALLVNKNDTNNSYYSSTQQQRHNLDRGGLDAEQVLELIPFGGSTTNYNKFGHYVRVRIFDKLEEESDYILTGESRMSESFLALFKGSNNTVKNQISILKFSIFERELMYQLSKEVSDLFQYDCSLEHEKKIVAEVGSSRFEIELLPIDLDFMEAFHQEPPKTNDKKADIIADLLRMLLVVMFKKKLLKNRTEQPLLTREGPISSLYSSSGFGVLLLRPIIGKIRHYNYFILLKKIITDCILELITDSKILEETNNYKSFNYSKYTSNDPSIDTLAKEIHIFDPLIQIPRSEVILSINEYQTLKFVLTSSNYCNALIELTESVGDVTTFTEFKVLEEYLNFSVSRYLSNKVSL, from the coding sequence ATGACCGAAGATAATAATCTTGCAGAAACTAAAAAAGAGAATACCGACAAGGATTTAACTAATATTGGGCTAGCATTAGATCCAAACTTGATTAGTTTAATAGATAACCCTTCAGGAAAAGTTAATAATGCTGTTGACATTAATATGAACAATGACACTGATGCGAATATGGATAGTAAAGGACAAGCCAAATCAAATGCTTCTGAATCTCTAGTTAACAATCCATACGATGAATTCGGAAACTTACCCCTATCTCAATTTATTCCCATAGTTTTGAAGCAGCGTGGAATCAAGTTTTCCGAACTAACCGAGGACTATCTACTTCAGCAACTAGCTCTTCATGAAAGGAGTAATAGTATAGAAACTAAAGAACAAGCTCACCAAGAAGATATCAAGTCTGACGGAATTTCATCACTGTCCTCCTCCTTAATCGCCATACCAAATGCTGAGGTTCATATAGACAAAGATAGCAATACTGTGGACTTCATAAATTCCACAATAACCGTCGAACAGTTccaacaatttaaaaaagaaatttatgAATCGGTCACAATTGCATTAAACGAGTCTTCACTTTCCTTAGAATTAGTATCCTTGTTACTATCAAGTGTTAGAAGGCAACAAGGTATGTCCACCATGTCTcctttattgaaaaaaaatgttccAATTGGTAGTTTAACTGCGGATAAGATCAATACACCTCGAGTTACAAGTCACAATAAAGAGGATCAAGATGTTGTTAGAAAAGGTTGGAAATTAAGATCCCTAAAACAGTCACAGGAATTATTAAAGtcaaattttgaaaaactaTCCGAAATTGTTAAACGAGAACAAAATTACTGGAGTAATTTATCAAACAATATTACAGAGAAGgatgtaatttttaaaatgagAGACAAAAACTCCGGAGAGAAAGCTTTGGCTATAAAGTATGGCTATACAGATTCCGGATCTGACTATAGGATGGACAGAGGAATTGCGTTGttagttaataaaaatgatacaAACAATTCCTATTATTCTAGTACTCAACAACAGCGTCATAATCTTGATAGAGGTGGTTTAGATGCAGAACAGGTTTTAGAACTAATTCCTTTTGGTGGATCCAcaacaaattataataaatttggtCATTATGTTAGGGTTAGAATATTTGATAAGttggaagaagaaagcGACTACATTTTAACCGGAGAAAGTAGGATGAGTGAGTCCTTTTTAGCCTTATTTAAGGGTTCCAATAATACTGTTAAAAACCAAATTTCGATTCtaaaattttctatttttgaaaGAGAGCTTATGTACCAACTAAGCAAAGAGGTTAGCGACTTATTCCAATACGATTGCAGTTTAGAacacgaaaaaaaaattgtggCTGAAGTTGGGTCAAGTAGATTTGAAATAGAATTGCTACCGATAGATTTGGATTTCATGGAGGCCTTTCACCAAGAACCTCCTAAAactaatgataaaaagGCTGATATAATTGCCGATTTGTTAAGAATGTTGTTGGTTGTAATgtttaagaaaaaattattgaaaaacagAACTGAACAGCCGTTATTAACTAGGGAGGGACCTATTTCATCATTATACTCCTCTTCAGGCTTTGGAGTACTATTATTGAGGCCCATAATAGGGAAAATAAGacattataattattttattttattgaaaaaaattattactgATTGTATACTAGAACTTATCACTGATTCTAAAATATTAGAAGAAACCAATAATTATAAGAGTTTTAATTACTCAAAATATACGTCTAATGATCCTTCAATAGATACTTTGGCAAAGGAGatacatatatttgatCCACTTATACAGATTCCTAGGAGTGAAGTTATATTAAGTATAAATGAATACcaaactttaaaatttgtgTTGACAAGTTCGAACTATTGTAATGCCCTAATCGAATTGACTGAATCTGTGGGTGATGTCACGACTTTCACAGAGTTTAAAGTTTTGGAAGAATACTTAAATTTTTCCGTATCAAGATATTTAAGTAATAAAGTAAGcctctaa
- the RPN3 gene encoding proteasome regulatory particle lid subunit RPN3 (similar to Saccharomyces cerevisiae YER021W | RPN3 | Regulatory Particle Non-ATPase) encodes MTTSDPMEIDSKGELQEEHVSTNAEVVDLLVNLCREISKSTATLDSRYIWKALRQIPLFRTKLNKENLTIFINVLYPDTSSFKRKLLQTLTSQKTNVVESEELREQYPVGFYTLSINDNVEVSSELNSFVHLLVQLYLLKENELAKLQEFNLKVVIPKILKFYDNRMLDLINSKLWFYIARTNELFENPNQKSIRYEMIKFLRIATLKHDIETQAQLITCILRDFLIDGEVSLAGDFISKIDFPSTNHHQVSSPLEARYFYYLSRINAIQLDYSAAHEYIIAAIRKAPNSISSLGFLQQANKLRCCIELLMGDIPELSFFHQKSMEKSLYSYYLLSKAVKTGNLHKFQEIIHKFKQQLVYDNTYQLCVRLRSNVIKTGIRIISLTYKKISLKDICLKLHLDSEQSAEYMVSRAIRDGVIEAKIDYEKGLVETSEVLNVYDTNEPKTVFNERIKFVTQLNDECVRSMRYPEKDSDDKKNGAKKGDEDDDKANGDNVESLEDLLAELSDFDDDDFDDAF; translated from the coding sequence ATGACTACATCAGATCCCATGGAAATAGATTCTAAAGGTGAACTACAAGAAGAACACGTCTCTACTAACGCTGAAGTTGTTGACTTATTAGTCAATTTGTGTCGTGAGATTTCTAAATCTACTGCTACCTTAGATTCACGTTACATATGGAAAGCTTTAAGACAAATTCCATTGTTTAGAACAAAGTtgaataaagaaaatttgaCCATCTTTATTAATGTGTTGTACCCAGATACCTCTAGCttcaaaagaaaacttCTACAAACTTTAACTTCccaaaaaacaaatgttGTTGAAAGTGAAGAACTCAGAGAACAGTATCCAGTCGGATTTTATACATTGAGTATAAATGATAACGTTGAAGTTTCTTCAGAATTGAACTCCTTTGTTCATTTATTGGTTCAgttatatttgttaaaagaaaatgagcTAGCCAAGTTACAAGAGttcaatttaaaagttgttaTTCCCAAGATCCTAAAATTTTATGATAATAGAATGTTAGATTTAATCAATTCCAAATTGTGGTTTTATATAGCAAGAACCAAcgaattatttgaaaatccAAACCAAAAAAGCATTCGTTATGAAATGATCAAATTCTTAAGAATAGCTACTTTAAAACATGATATAGAGACCCAAGCGCAGTTAATAACATGCATTTTAAGAGACTTTTTAATCGATGGAGAAGTTTCTTTGGCTGgtgattttatttctaaaattGATTTTCCTTCCACTAATCATCATCAAGTTTCATCTCCCTTGGAAGCACGTTACTTTTACTATTTATCAAGAATTAATGCTATTCAATTAGATTACAGTGCAGCCCACGAATACATCATTGCAGCCATTAGGAAAGCCCCAAATTCAATCTCCAGTCTAGGTTTTTTGCAACAGGCAAATAAATTACGTTGTTGTATTGAATTGTTGATGGGAGATATCCCAGAATTGTCATTCTTCCATCAAAAATCTATGGAAAAATCGTTATATTCGTATTACTTACTTTCAAAAGCCGTTAAGACGGGTAATTTGCATAAATTTCAAGAAATTATCCACAAGTTTAAACAACAATTGGTTTATGATAACACCTACCAGTTATGTGTCAGATTAAGGTCTAATGTTATTAAGACAGGCATAAGAATAATCTCTTTGACATACAAgaaaatttctttaaaagaCATTTGTCTGAAATTACATTTGGACTCGGAACAGAGTGCAGAATACATGGTTTCTAGGGCTATAAGGGACGGCGTTATTGAAGCCAAGATCGATTATGAAAAGGGGCTAGTTGAAACATCTGAAGTTTTAAATGTGTATGATACTAATGAACCAAAAACCGTTTTTAACGAAAGGATTAAGTTTGTTACTCAACTAAACGACGAATGTGTCAGGTCTATGAGGTATCCAGAAAAGGATTCGGATGACAAAAAGAATGGCGCCAAAAAAGGTGACGAGGATGATGACAAAGCTAATGGTGATAATGTTGAAAGTTTGGAAGATTTATTGGCTGAGCTATCGGattttgatgatgatgattttgaCGATGCgttctaa